The proteins below are encoded in one region of Megalops cyprinoides isolate fMegCyp1 chromosome 14, fMegCyp1.pri, whole genome shotgun sequence:
- the si:ch211-269e2.1 gene encoding cohesin subunit SA-2 isoform X2, whose translation MIAEPIATRSSVQKENSVDVTSSGSASHTLGGVSNENRQKSLRGKRKAREVSENAKRRCSEQIRRGPGRPPLDRPKNGPVEAVTLFEVISMGRSVMQAVVDDWIEAYHTDRDTALLDLISFFIQCSGCKGLVTAEMFQNKQDTDVMSKMVEEVDEGSGLQYKKFLAFPWILTVTWPLHMDSGQYPLALPGSYWRRFCNDFCEFVSVLVARSQYTIIYDSHLMDTLISLLTELSDSGVRAFRHTCTLAAVKVLTALVGVALNLSVSVDNSQRLYEVEKGQSPSKRVASRLEKVEAKIAELQDKSCEIENMMDAIFKGVFLKRYRDVIPEIRAICIEELGIWMRLYSSAFLNDSYLKYLGWMLYDKEADVRLKCLLSLQVLYGDTLLNSKLDLFTSRFKDRIISMTLDRDNEVAVQAMRLLVVISESCDDVLNSDDCEHMYQFVYSSHRPLATTAGEFLYKKLLSAPSLPEPTEGSSEQDRTRELADARLRALLQFYRDSGLHLHVTYLVDSLWDSAGDLLKDWPSLTSLLLQNCPSLEQGLSYIQEGLVIDILLASVRQAVEGPPQAGRGKKVISTKEKKVQTDDCAGLTEHFLAVLPDLLSKYSEDPEKVACLLRIPQYFQMDASEGAYSQEHLQTLLTMMGAALERHTDTGVLEAGARTLQALCCEDTAWHGLARPARDQLVERWVDALGLLLGETLQEDGTFSANEEQSQNLLWALKRVTMFHNAHDLSHWKLHDPVSRLLNAEVQHVGLPPQVTVQALQCLCYIVLWQLNAYGEGSPSKERTLTQRSQLRGFCEKAHHCLSHSHPAVREQAFLSVCDLLTAHSYQLQASDHTAGTPLLFYTPDPKLQKALLAFIMEGVFTEVEMDTQSRASGSESSIVRLEDVHRRRNLLAAYCKLIVHGVLEMSMAAEVFKQYMKYYNEFGDIIKETLSRTRQMDRIESARTLVLCLQQLFLRLKEDQESGISCTTVAQTFSGIKELARRFSLSFGWDQIKSRESLAMIHRDGIEFVFQGFVQQAEQHTPPYLSYLTILSEFSSKLLRPDKKTVYSYLQRYAGEHTVNSRDEAWVPLVYYQTSLLVTAEGEDSVSSVSSDTLKQPSLPNPSRSPSLKQGSSDGEVRAVPSQSLKTPELKAPPLLTSTAIKGRNPVKPKPSHKEEETEPRAPALPSEGCPTAANEEVDVDTVDVDL comes from the exons ATGATAGCAGAGCCAATAGCTACCAGATCCTCAGTACAAAA AGAGAACTCGGttgatgtcacttcctctggTTCAGCCAGTCACACCCTAGGCGGAGTaagcaatgaaaacagacagaagagtCTG agagggaagaggaaagcTCGGGAGGTGTCAGAGAATGCCAAGCGCAGATGCTCAGAGCAAATCCGCAGGGGCCCGGGCCGGCCGCCACTTGATCGCCCCAAAAATGGGCCCGTGGAGGCTGTCACCCTGTTCGAAGTGATCTCCATGGGGAGGAGCGTCATGCAG GCGGTGGTGGATGACTGGATCGAGGCCTACCACACGGACAGGGACACTGCCCTACTGGACCTCATCAGCTTCTTCATCCAGTGTTCAGGATGCAAAG GTCTTGTCACAGCGGAGatgttccaaaacaaacaggacactGATGTCATGAGTAAAATGGTGGAGGAGGTTGATGAG GGGTCAGGCTTACAGTATAAAAAGTTCCTGGCCTTCCCTTGGATTCTCACTGTCACATGGCCTTTGCACATG GACAGTGGTCAGTACCCCCTCGCCTTGCCCGGCTCGTACTGGAGAAGGTTCTGCAACGACTTCTGCGAGTTTGTGTCGGTGCTGGTGGCCCGGAGTCAGTACACCATCATCTACGACAGCCACCTGATGGACACGCTCATCTCGCTGCTGACAGAGCTGTCTGACTCGGGGGTGCGGGCCTTCCGACACACCTGCACGCTGGCAG CTGTGAAGGTCCTCACTGCCCTGGTGGGCGTGGCTCTGAACCTCAGCGTCAGCGTGGACAATAGCCAGCGGCTCTACGAGGTGGAGAAGGGGCAGTCGCCCTCCAAACGGGTGGCGTCCAGGCTGGAGAAGGTCGAGGCGAAGATTGCGGAG TTGCAAGACAAGAGCTGCGAAATCGAAAACATGATGGACGCCATTTTCAAAGGAGTTTTTCTTAAGCGGTATCG AGACGTGATCCCTGAGATCAGGGCCATCTGCATTGAGGAGCTGGGCATCTGGATGAGACTGTACAGCTCTGCGTTTCTCAATGACAGCTACCTGAAGTACCTGGGATGGATGCTGTATGACAAG gaAGCGGATGTGCGTTTGAAGTGTCTATTGAGTCTACAGGTGCTGTATGGAGACACACTTCTCAACTCCAAGCTTGACCTTTTCACAAGCCGCTTTAAG GACCGGATAATCTCCATGACGCTGGACAGGGACAACGAGGTGGCGGTGCAGGCCATGAGGCTGCTGGTGGTCATCTCAGA GTCCTGTGACGATGTGCTGAACTCAGACGACTGCGAGCACATGTACCAGTTTGTCTACTCCTCTCACAGACCCCTGGCTACTACAGCAGGAGAGTTCCTATACAAGAA GCTGCTCagtgccccctccctcccagagCCCACAGAGGGGTCATCAGAGCAGGACAGGACCAGGGAGCTGGCAGACGCCAGGCTTCGAGCTCTGCTGCAGTTCTACAGGGACAGTGGG CTCCATCTGCATGTGACGTACCTGGTTGACAGCCTATGGGATTCTGCAGGGGACCTGCTGAAAGACTGGCCCTCCCTGACCTCTCTGCTCCTGCAGAACTGCCCCTCACTGGAGCAGG gtCTCAGCTACATTCAGGAGGGCCTGGTGATTGACATCCTGCTGGCGTCGGTGCGGCAGGCAGTGGAGGGCCCCCCGCAGGCTGGGAGAGGCAAGAAG gtgatCAGCACCAAAGAGAAGAAAGTCCAGACAGACGACTGTGCCGGACTTACTGAACACTTCCTGGCGGTGCTTCCGGACCTTCTGTCAAAG TACTCAGAGGATCCGGAGAAGGTGGCGTGTTTGCTGAGAATACCTCAGTATTTCCAAATGGATGCCAGTGAGGGTGCATATTCCCAAGAG CACCTGCAGACCCTGCTGACGATGATGGGCGCTGCGCTGGAGAGGCACACGGACACGGGGGTCCTGGAGGCGGGCGCCCGCACCCTCCAGGCCCTCTGCTGCGAGGACACGGCCTGGCACGGCCTGGCGCGCCCCGCGAGGGACCAGCTGGTCGAGCGCTGGGTGGACGCACTGGGCTTGCTGCTGGGAGAAACCCTGCAGGAG GACGGCACCTTCAGCGCGAACGAAGAGCAGTCGCAGAACCTTCTGTGGGCCTTGAAGAGGGTCACCATGTTCCACAA CGCTCACGACCTGTCCCATTGGAAGCTCCACGACCCTGTCTCCCGGCTCCTCAATGCGGAGGTCCAGCACGTCGGCCTGCCTCCCCAG GTCACTGTGCAGGccttgcagtgtctgtgctaCATCGTCCTCTGGCAGCTCAACGCATACGGAGAGGGGTCGCCCTCCAAG GAAAGAACTCTGACCCAGAGGAGCCAGCTGCGGGGCTTCTGTGAAAAGGCCCACCACTGTCTCTCCCACAGCCACCCTGCGGTGAGGGAACAG GCCTTTCTGTCGGTGTGTGATCTGCTCACCGCTCACAGCTACCAGCTCCAGGCTTCGGACCACACGGCCGgcacccccctcctcttctaCACCCCGGACCCCAAACTGCAGAAGGCTCTGCTGGCCTTCATCATGGAGGGGGTTTTTACCGAGGTGGAGATGGACACCCAGAGCAGGG CCAGCGGGAGCGAGTCCAGCATCGTCCGGCTGGAGGACGTGCACAGACGGCGCAACCTGCTGGCCGCCTACTGCAAGCTGATAGTGCACGGCGTGCTGGAGATGAGCATGGCGGCTGAGGTCTTCAAGCAGTACATGAAG TATTACAACGAATTTGGCGACATCATCAAAGAGACCCTGAGCCGGACCAGGCAGATGGACAGGATCGAGAGTGCAAGGACGCTTGTTCTGTGCCTGCAGCAG CTTTTCCTGCGGCTGAAGGAGGACCAGGAGAGCGGCATCTCCTGCACCACTGTGGCTCAGACCTTCAGCGGCATAAAGGAGCTGGCCAGACGCTTCTCCCTCAGCTTCGGGTGGGACCAGATCAAGTCCCGCGAGTCCCTGGCCATGATCCACAG GGACGGCATCGAGTTCGTGTTCCAGGGCTTCGTACAGCAAGCAGAGCAGCACACTCCGCCCTACCTCTCGTACCTCACCATCCTCAGCGAGTTCTCCAGCAAGCTGCTGAGACCGGACAAGAAGACCGT GTACAGCTACCTGCAGAGGTACGCCGGGGAGCACACCGTCAACAGCCGCGACGAAGCCTGGGTGCCGCTCGTCTACTACCAGACGTCGCTGCTGGTGACGGCGGAGGGCGAGGACTCGGTGTCCTCCGTCAGCTCCGACACGCTCAAACAGCCCTCCCTGCCCAACCCCTCCCGCTCGCCCTCCCTAAAGCAGGGCTCCTCTGATG GAGAGGTGCGTGCTGTCCCCAGCCAGTCCCTCAAGACCCCTGAGCTGAAGGCTCCTCCCCTGCTAACGTCTACAGCAATAAAAGGCAGGAACCCTGTGAAACCCAAACCAAG CCACAAGGAGGAAGAAACGGAGCCGCGGGCCCCCGCCCTGCCCTCAGAGGGATGCCCGACCGCCGCCAACGAGGAAGTGGACGTGGACACGGTGGACGTTGACCTGTGA
- the si:ch211-269e2.1 gene encoding cohesin subunit SA-2 isoform X1 yields MIAEPIATRSSVQKENSVDVTSSGSASHTLGGVSNENRQKSLRGKRKAREVSENAKRRCSEQIRRGPGRPPLDRPKNGPVEAVTLFEVISMGRSVMQAVVDDWIEAYHTDRDTALLDLISFFIQCSGCKGLVTAEMFQNKQDTDVMSKMVEEVDEGSGLQYKKFLAFPWILTVTWPLHMDSGQYPLALPGSYWRRFCNDFCEFVSVLVARSQYTIIYDSHLMDTLISLLTELSDSGVRAFRHTCTLAAVKVLTALVGVALNLSVSVDNSQRLYEVEKGQSPSKRVASRLEKVEAKIAELQDKSCEIENMMDAIFKGVFLKRYRDVIPEIRAICIEELGIWMRLYSSAFLNDSYLKYLGWMLYDKEADVRLKCLLSLQVLYGDTLLNSKLDLFTSRFKDRIISMTLDRDNEVAVQAMRLLVVISESCDDVLNSDDCEHMYQFVYSSHRPLATTAGEFLYKKLLSAPSLPEPTEGSSEQDRTRELADARLRALLQFYRDSGLHLHVTYLVDSLWDSAGDLLKDWPSLTSLLLQNCPSLEQGLSYIQEGLVIDILLASVRQAVEGPPQAGRGKKVISTKEKKVQTDDCAGLTEHFLAVLPDLLSKYSEDPEKVACLLRIPQYFQMDASEGAYSQEHLQTLLTMMGAALERHTDTGVLEAGARTLQALCCEDTAWHGLARPARDQLVERWVDALGLLLGETLQEDGTFSANEEQSQNLLWALKRVTMFHNAHDLSHWKLHDPVSRLLNAEVQHVGLPPQVTVQALQCLCYIVLWQLNAYGEGSPSKERTLTQRSQLRGFCEKAHHCLSHSHPAVREQAFLSVCDLLTAHSYQLQASDHTAGTPLLFYTPDPKLQKALLAFIMEGVFTEVEMDTQSRASGSESSIVRLEDVHRRRNLLAAYCKLIVHGVLEMSMAAEVFKQYMKYYNEFGDIIKETLSRTRQMDRIESARTLVLCLQQLFLRLKEDQESGISCTTVAQTFSGIKELARRFSLSFGWDQIKSRESLAMIHRDGIEFVFQGFVQQAEQHTPPYLSYLTILSEFSSKLLRPDKKTVYSYLQRYAGEHTVNSRDEAWVPLVYYQTSLLVTAEGEDSVSSVSSDTLKQPSLPNPSRSPSLKQGSSDAGEVRAVPSQSLKTPELKAPPLLTSTAIKGRNPVKPKPSHKEEETEPRAPALPSEGCPTAANEEVDVDTVDVDL; encoded by the exons ATGATAGCAGAGCCAATAGCTACCAGATCCTCAGTACAAAA AGAGAACTCGGttgatgtcacttcctctggTTCAGCCAGTCACACCCTAGGCGGAGTaagcaatgaaaacagacagaagagtCTG agagggaagaggaaagcTCGGGAGGTGTCAGAGAATGCCAAGCGCAGATGCTCAGAGCAAATCCGCAGGGGCCCGGGCCGGCCGCCACTTGATCGCCCCAAAAATGGGCCCGTGGAGGCTGTCACCCTGTTCGAAGTGATCTCCATGGGGAGGAGCGTCATGCAG GCGGTGGTGGATGACTGGATCGAGGCCTACCACACGGACAGGGACACTGCCCTACTGGACCTCATCAGCTTCTTCATCCAGTGTTCAGGATGCAAAG GTCTTGTCACAGCGGAGatgttccaaaacaaacaggacactGATGTCATGAGTAAAATGGTGGAGGAGGTTGATGAG GGGTCAGGCTTACAGTATAAAAAGTTCCTGGCCTTCCCTTGGATTCTCACTGTCACATGGCCTTTGCACATG GACAGTGGTCAGTACCCCCTCGCCTTGCCCGGCTCGTACTGGAGAAGGTTCTGCAACGACTTCTGCGAGTTTGTGTCGGTGCTGGTGGCCCGGAGTCAGTACACCATCATCTACGACAGCCACCTGATGGACACGCTCATCTCGCTGCTGACAGAGCTGTCTGACTCGGGGGTGCGGGCCTTCCGACACACCTGCACGCTGGCAG CTGTGAAGGTCCTCACTGCCCTGGTGGGCGTGGCTCTGAACCTCAGCGTCAGCGTGGACAATAGCCAGCGGCTCTACGAGGTGGAGAAGGGGCAGTCGCCCTCCAAACGGGTGGCGTCCAGGCTGGAGAAGGTCGAGGCGAAGATTGCGGAG TTGCAAGACAAGAGCTGCGAAATCGAAAACATGATGGACGCCATTTTCAAAGGAGTTTTTCTTAAGCGGTATCG AGACGTGATCCCTGAGATCAGGGCCATCTGCATTGAGGAGCTGGGCATCTGGATGAGACTGTACAGCTCTGCGTTTCTCAATGACAGCTACCTGAAGTACCTGGGATGGATGCTGTATGACAAG gaAGCGGATGTGCGTTTGAAGTGTCTATTGAGTCTACAGGTGCTGTATGGAGACACACTTCTCAACTCCAAGCTTGACCTTTTCACAAGCCGCTTTAAG GACCGGATAATCTCCATGACGCTGGACAGGGACAACGAGGTGGCGGTGCAGGCCATGAGGCTGCTGGTGGTCATCTCAGA GTCCTGTGACGATGTGCTGAACTCAGACGACTGCGAGCACATGTACCAGTTTGTCTACTCCTCTCACAGACCCCTGGCTACTACAGCAGGAGAGTTCCTATACAAGAA GCTGCTCagtgccccctccctcccagagCCCACAGAGGGGTCATCAGAGCAGGACAGGACCAGGGAGCTGGCAGACGCCAGGCTTCGAGCTCTGCTGCAGTTCTACAGGGACAGTGGG CTCCATCTGCATGTGACGTACCTGGTTGACAGCCTATGGGATTCTGCAGGGGACCTGCTGAAAGACTGGCCCTCCCTGACCTCTCTGCTCCTGCAGAACTGCCCCTCACTGGAGCAGG gtCTCAGCTACATTCAGGAGGGCCTGGTGATTGACATCCTGCTGGCGTCGGTGCGGCAGGCAGTGGAGGGCCCCCCGCAGGCTGGGAGAGGCAAGAAG gtgatCAGCACCAAAGAGAAGAAAGTCCAGACAGACGACTGTGCCGGACTTACTGAACACTTCCTGGCGGTGCTTCCGGACCTTCTGTCAAAG TACTCAGAGGATCCGGAGAAGGTGGCGTGTTTGCTGAGAATACCTCAGTATTTCCAAATGGATGCCAGTGAGGGTGCATATTCCCAAGAG CACCTGCAGACCCTGCTGACGATGATGGGCGCTGCGCTGGAGAGGCACACGGACACGGGGGTCCTGGAGGCGGGCGCCCGCACCCTCCAGGCCCTCTGCTGCGAGGACACGGCCTGGCACGGCCTGGCGCGCCCCGCGAGGGACCAGCTGGTCGAGCGCTGGGTGGACGCACTGGGCTTGCTGCTGGGAGAAACCCTGCAGGAG GACGGCACCTTCAGCGCGAACGAAGAGCAGTCGCAGAACCTTCTGTGGGCCTTGAAGAGGGTCACCATGTTCCACAA CGCTCACGACCTGTCCCATTGGAAGCTCCACGACCCTGTCTCCCGGCTCCTCAATGCGGAGGTCCAGCACGTCGGCCTGCCTCCCCAG GTCACTGTGCAGGccttgcagtgtctgtgctaCATCGTCCTCTGGCAGCTCAACGCATACGGAGAGGGGTCGCCCTCCAAG GAAAGAACTCTGACCCAGAGGAGCCAGCTGCGGGGCTTCTGTGAAAAGGCCCACCACTGTCTCTCCCACAGCCACCCTGCGGTGAGGGAACAG GCCTTTCTGTCGGTGTGTGATCTGCTCACCGCTCACAGCTACCAGCTCCAGGCTTCGGACCACACGGCCGgcacccccctcctcttctaCACCCCGGACCCCAAACTGCAGAAGGCTCTGCTGGCCTTCATCATGGAGGGGGTTTTTACCGAGGTGGAGATGGACACCCAGAGCAGGG CCAGCGGGAGCGAGTCCAGCATCGTCCGGCTGGAGGACGTGCACAGACGGCGCAACCTGCTGGCCGCCTACTGCAAGCTGATAGTGCACGGCGTGCTGGAGATGAGCATGGCGGCTGAGGTCTTCAAGCAGTACATGAAG TATTACAACGAATTTGGCGACATCATCAAAGAGACCCTGAGCCGGACCAGGCAGATGGACAGGATCGAGAGTGCAAGGACGCTTGTTCTGTGCCTGCAGCAG CTTTTCCTGCGGCTGAAGGAGGACCAGGAGAGCGGCATCTCCTGCACCACTGTGGCTCAGACCTTCAGCGGCATAAAGGAGCTGGCCAGACGCTTCTCCCTCAGCTTCGGGTGGGACCAGATCAAGTCCCGCGAGTCCCTGGCCATGATCCACAG GGACGGCATCGAGTTCGTGTTCCAGGGCTTCGTACAGCAAGCAGAGCAGCACACTCCGCCCTACCTCTCGTACCTCACCATCCTCAGCGAGTTCTCCAGCAAGCTGCTGAGACCGGACAAGAAGACCGT GTACAGCTACCTGCAGAGGTACGCCGGGGAGCACACCGTCAACAGCCGCGACGAAGCCTGGGTGCCGCTCGTCTACTACCAGACGTCGCTGCTGGTGACGGCGGAGGGCGAGGACTCGGTGTCCTCCGTCAGCTCCGACACGCTCAAACAGCCCTCCCTGCCCAACCCCTCCCGCTCGCCCTCCCTAAAGCAGGGCTCCTCTGATG CAGGAGAGGTGCGTGCTGTCCCCAGCCAGTCCCTCAAGACCCCTGAGCTGAAGGCTCCTCCCCTGCTAACGTCTACAGCAATAAAAGGCAGGAACCCTGTGAAACCCAAACCAAG CCACAAGGAGGAAGAAACGGAGCCGCGGGCCCCCGCCCTGCCCTCAGAGGGATGCCCGACCGCCGCCAACGAGGAAGTGGACGTGGACACGGTGGACGTTGACCTGTGA